A single region of the Salvia miltiorrhiza cultivar Shanhuang (shh) chromosome 8, IMPLAD_Smil_shh, whole genome shotgun sequence genome encodes:
- the LOC130999823 gene encoding MACPF domain-containing protein At1g14780-like, giving the protein MIDDYDEYGRKPIEVRATEALGLGFDLASDFRLKFVKRCPGGGRLVILDERRKRDVVVPGGGVIRDVPESIHIDKGDHVRFKSDVLQFNQMSELLNQKSSLQGKVPSGYLNAIFDLSGTWLNDAADAKYLAFDGYFISIYHLHLTASPLELHDHVKKSVPSRWDPASLSRFIQTYGTHIVVGMAVGGQDVLCVKQKSSSPIPPAELKGYLEELGDCLFSDTNNSPILERTAKDNRRKVPEVFSRMLQTHTMQFTSITETSSKDGLTLIWSKRGGDVFAQSHSRWLQTMAANPEAVLFKFVPITSLLNGIPGSGYLSHAINLYLRYKPSLEDLPYFLEFQVPTQWAPLFCELPLRHQRRKTSFPSLQFSLLGPKILVSFSQVTSDQKPIIGLRLYLEGKKSNRLAIHVQHLSSLPNIMTTLSATHWRGSDEYESCDQFLEPVRWQRYSNVCSSVVKHDPSWTRGESLGAFIVTGAQLVIKGKWPKKVLHLRLLYSHVPNCTIRKTEWASAPEASRKSSFLTNLSTTFTFTQRAVADARQPPAALNSGVYPDGPPVPVRSTKLLKYVDATEVARGPYDSPGHWLVTAAKLVTDGGKIGLQVKFALLDYSQEA; this is encoded by the exons atgaTCGACGATTACGACGAATACGGTAGGAAGCCGATCGAGGTGCGCGCGACGGAGGCGCTGGGGCTCGGCTTCGACCTCGCCAGCGATTTCAGGCTCAAGTTCGTGAAGAGATGCCCCGGGGGAGGCAGGCTGGTTATTCTGGACGAACGGCGCAAGCGAGACGTCGTCGTTCCCGGCGGCGGCGTCATACGCGATGTGCCGGAGAGTATACATATCGACAAGGGGGATCACGTGCGCTTCAAGTCGGATGTGCTCCAGTTCAATCAG ATGTCAGAGCTACTTAATCAGAAATCATCACTACAAGGAAAAGTCCCTTCCGGATATCTTAATGCCATTTTCGACCTGAGCGGAACCTGGTTAAATGATGCTGCGGATGCCAAGTATTTAGCGTTTGATGGCTATTTCATCTCAATTTATCATCTACATCTTACTGCATCACCACTAGAACTCCATGACCATGTCAAGAAGTCTGTTCCATCTCGTTGGGATCCAGCATCACTGTCCAG ATTTATCCAGACATATGGAACACATATAGTTGTTGGAATGGCTGTTGGAGGCCAGGATGTGCTTTGTGTGAAACAAAAGTCATCTTCTCCAATTCCACCAGCTGAACTCAAGGGATATTTAGAGGAACTCGGAGATTGTCTATTCTCTGATACTAATAATAGTCCTATCTTGGAGAGAACGGCAAAAGACAACCGAAGGAAG GTCCCTGAAGTATTTAGTCGTATGCTACAGACACATACAATGCAGTTCACTAGCATAACAGAAACATCGAGCAAGGAT GGACTCACCCTTATTTGGTCAAAAAGAGGTGGTGACGTGTTTGCACAAAGTCACTCTAGGTGGCTCCAGACTATGGCAGCTAATCCGGAAGCAGTACTTTTCAAATTTGTACCTATTACTTCTCTGCTGAATGGAATCCCTGGGAGTGGCTATCTTAGTCATGCCATCAACTTGTACTTGAGAT ACAAACCATCATTAGAGGATTTGCCATACTTCTTGGAGTTTCAAGTTCCTACACAATGGGCTCCCTTGTTCTGTGAGTTGCCCCTTAGACACCAAAGGAGGAAGACATCTTTCCCCTCCTTGCAGTTTAGCTTATTGGGTCCAAAGATACTTGTAAGCTTTTCTCAG GTTACAAGTGATCAAAAGCCAATTATTGGTCTGCGCCTGTATTTGGAAGGTAAGAAAAGCAATCGACTGGCAATTCATGTACAACATCTGTCGAGCCTTCCAAACATAATGACGACGCTCTCAGCAACGCACTGGCGGGGTTCGGATGAATACGAATCCTGTGATCAGTTCTTAGAACCAGTCAGATGGCAGAGATATTCGAATGTATGCTCATCGGTAGTCAAGCACGATCCTAGCTGGACACGAGGAGAATCCCTTGGCGCCTTCATTGTGACCGGTGCACAGCTCGTGATCAAGGGAAAATGGCCCAAGAAAGTTCTCCACCTCCGTCTGCTTTATTCCCACGTCCCCAACTGCACCATCAGAAAAACAGAATGGGCATCCGCACCCGAAGCATCTCGCAAGTCCAGTTTCCTCACAAATCTGAGCACGACGTTCACCTTCACCCAGCGGGCAGTGGCCGATGCCAGGCAGCCCCCAGCAGCTTTGAACTCCGGCGTGTACCCGGATGGCCCTCCGGTCCCAGTTCGCTCGACGAAGCTGCTCAAATACGTCGATGCCACCGAGGTTGCCCGTGGCCCGTACGACAGCCCTGGGCATTGGTTGGTAACAGCGGCTAAGTTGGTAACTGATGGTGGCAAAATTGGTTTGCAAGTGAAATTTGCTTTGTTGGATTATTCCCAAGAAGCGtag
- the LOC130999838 gene encoding nascent polypeptide-associated complex subunit beta-like gives MNVEKLMKMAGSVRTGGKGTMRRKKKAVHKTTTTDDKRLQSTLKRIGVNAIPAIEEVNIFKEDIVIQFVNPKVQASIAANTWVVSGTPQNKKLQDILPQIIHQLGPDNLENLKKLAEQFQKQAPAAGSGTASGAAEDDDDDVPELVAGETFEAAAEEGHAPAS, from the exons ATGAATGTCGAAAAACTAATGAAGATGGCCGGTTCAGTCCGCACTGGTGGGAAGGGTACAATGAGAAG aaagaagaaggcCGTGCACAAGACAACCACAACAGACGACAAGAGGCTTCAAAGTACCTTAAAGAGAATAGGAGTGAATGCTATACCTGCAATTGAGGAAGTTAATATCTTCAAGGAAGATATAGTTATACAGTTCGTCAACCCCAAAG TCCAAGCATCTATTGCAGCCAACACCTGGGTCGTTAGTGGCACTCCGCAGAACAAGA AATTGCAGGACATTCTTCCTCAAATTATCCACCAGTTGG GTCCGGATAACTTGGAGAATTTGAAAAAGCTAGCAGAACAATTCCAGAAGCAGGCACCGGCTGCTGGCAGCGGCACGGCTTCTGGTGCAGCggaagatgatgatgacgaCGTACCAGAACTCGTTGCTGGTGAGACGTTTGAAGCTGCTGCAGAGGAGGGACATGCCCCGGCCTCTTGA